The following proteins come from a genomic window of Blastococcus sp. HT6-30:
- a CDS encoding Dabb family protein — MIRNVVVGRVRAGVPQQRIEEALAAVVALHPPGCLDMRVGVDAGLRAGNWSFSITADFVDADAYRAYDAEAEHDRVRRELFAPISEEVVRIQFEA, encoded by the coding sequence GTGATCCGCAACGTGGTCGTCGGCCGGGTGCGAGCGGGAGTGCCGCAGCAGCGGATCGAGGAGGCGCTGGCAGCCGTCGTCGCCCTTCATCCGCCGGGCTGCCTGGACATGCGGGTCGGTGTCGACGCAGGCCTGCGGGCAGGCAACTGGAGCTTCTCGATCACCGCGGACTTCGTCGACGCGGACGCCTACCGGGCCTACGACGCCGAGGCCGAGCACGACCGGGTGCGTCGGGAGCTCTTCGCTCCCATCAGCGAGGAGGTCGTGCGCATCCAGTTCGAGGCCTGA
- a CDS encoding alpha/beta fold hydrolase, whose amino-acid sequence MLPSPAPVDRSVLTRWVPGPDTVLRYGPEEDRVHVRPMTEALTTAGWTTVAPEYRRVPGRPDLAVQDVHAAVRAVAGRARSAGVLLVGHSAGGHLVLQAAATMVGPEVPVGVAALAPVADLRRAQALGCGGAVADFLGEDAAARPDLDSAQLPAPAVPVPIVHGTADEVVPAELSESYAAARPRAVLVPVPAGHFAVIDPRSAVRPTVPAALQELAGTR is encoded by the coding sequence GTGCTTCCTTCCCCCGCGCCGGTGGACCGGTCGGTGCTCACCCGGTGGGTGCCGGGGCCCGACACGGTCCTGCGGTACGGCCCGGAGGAGGACCGCGTCCACGTGCGGCCGATGACCGAGGCGCTGACCACCGCGGGCTGGACGACGGTGGCACCGGAGTACCGGCGCGTCCCCGGCCGCCCCGACCTCGCCGTCCAGGACGTCCACGCGGCCGTGCGGGCGGTCGCCGGCCGGGCGCGGTCCGCCGGGGTGCTGCTGGTCGGTCACTCCGCGGGCGGGCACCTGGTGCTGCAGGCGGCCGCGACCATGGTGGGGCCGGAGGTGCCGGTGGGGGTGGCGGCGCTCGCGCCGGTCGCCGACCTGCGCCGGGCGCAGGCGCTCGGCTGCGGCGGCGCGGTCGCCGACTTCCTCGGGGAGGACGCCGCGGCGCGCCCCGACCTGGACTCCGCGCAGCTGCCGGCCCCGGCCGTGCCGGTCCCGATCGTGCACGGAACGGCGGACGAGGTGGTGCCCGCCGAGCTCAGCGAGTCCTACGCGGCCGCCCGCCCGAGGGCCGTGCTCGTCCCCGTTCCGGCCGGGCACTTCGCCGTGATCGATCCGCGCAGCGCCGTCCGGCCCACGGTCCCGGCCGCGCTGCAGGAGCTCGCCGGCACGCGGTGA
- a CDS encoding heme-degrading domain-containing protein, whose product MADPLPSLADLAAEEAELQLTSFTNDDAWELGSALVAAARRAAAPVAVEISRNAHRLFAVALAGATPDNASWIERKSRVVHRFGHSSLYVRQDSIERGTTFEAEFGLDPARYAAHGGAFPLLVRDVGPIGVVTVSGLPQLADHRMVVGALREHLGR is encoded by the coding sequence ATGGCCGATCCCTTGCCCTCGCTCGCCGATCTCGCCGCCGAGGAGGCCGAGCTCCAGCTCACGTCCTTCACCAACGACGACGCCTGGGAGCTCGGCTCCGCGCTGGTTGCCGCCGCCCGCCGGGCCGCCGCGCCGGTCGCCGTCGAGATCTCGCGCAACGCCCACCGGCTGTTCGCGGTCGCGCTGGCCGGCGCCACCCCGGACAACGCGTCGTGGATCGAGCGCAAGTCGCGGGTGGTGCACCGGTTCGGGCACAGCTCCCTCTACGTGCGCCAGGACAGCATCGAGCGGGGCACCACCTTCGAGGCCGAGTTCGGTCTGGACCCCGCTCGGTACGCGGCCCACGGGGGCGCCTTCCCGCTGCTGGTGCGCGACGTCGGCCCGATCGGCGTCGTGACGGTCTCCGGGCTCCCCCAGCTCGCGGACCACCGCATGGTCGTCGGGGCGCTGCGGGAGCACCTCGGCCGCTGA
- a CDS encoding patatin-like phospholipase family protein → MTRVGLVLGGGGVVGQAYHSGVLAVLQHDAGFDARTAEVVVGTSAGSITGALLRLGVSAENLAAWTVRAPLSGTEDVLRYMADAAVPELAPFRAWELLYRPLRLPGRHMVHRALTRPLQFRPMAAGMALMAPGRHDVVEQLAALRELEGPGWPEPALWICAVRRRDGRRVVFGRPRSPEAPLHLAIGASCAVPGYFAPVTIGGHSYIDGGVHSSTNAAVLRGQGLDVVIVIAPMSGPTGWRPGVFPAARRYSDRLLQREVRALRAEGIRTVVFTPGPEEQEVMGTDMMSRARLDEVVRHAFLSAGAHAAEPEVAELLRAAAAP, encoded by the coding sequence GTGACGCGCGTGGGCCTGGTGCTGGGCGGCGGCGGCGTCGTCGGGCAGGCTTACCACTCGGGCGTGCTGGCGGTCCTCCAGCACGACGCCGGCTTCGACGCACGCACCGCCGAGGTGGTCGTGGGCACCTCGGCCGGCTCCATCACCGGTGCCCTGCTGCGGCTGGGCGTGTCGGCGGAGAACCTCGCCGCCTGGACGGTGCGGGCACCGCTCTCGGGCACCGAGGACGTGCTCCGGTACATGGCCGACGCCGCGGTGCCCGAGCTGGCGCCGTTCCGCGCCTGGGAGCTGCTGTACCGCCCGCTGCGGCTGCCCGGGCGGCACATGGTGCACCGGGCGCTCACCCGGCCGCTGCAGTTCCGGCCGATGGCGGCCGGGATGGCGCTCATGGCGCCGGGGCGGCACGACGTCGTCGAGCAGCTGGCCGCGCTCCGGGAACTGGAGGGACCGGGCTGGCCGGAACCGGCCCTGTGGATCTGCGCGGTGCGCCGCCGGGACGGCCGCCGGGTGGTGTTCGGTCGCCCGAGATCGCCGGAGGCGCCGCTGCACCTGGCGATCGGGGCGTCGTGCGCGGTGCCCGGCTACTTCGCCCCGGTGACCATCGGGGGGCACAGCTACATCGACGGCGGCGTGCACTCGTCGACCAACGCCGCCGTGCTCCGCGGTCAAGGGCTCGACGTCGTCATCGTCATCGCGCCGATGAGCGGTCCCACCGGGTGGCGGCCGGGGGTGTTCCCGGCTGCCCGCCGGTACTCCGACCGCCTCCTGCAGCGCGAGGTGCGGGCGCTGCGCGCCGAAGGGATCCGGACCGTGGTGTTCACGCCCGGCCCCGAGGAGCAGGAGGTCATGGGCACCGACATGATGTCGCGCGCCCGGCTGGACGAGGTCGTCCGGCATGCGTTCCTCTCGGCGGGCGCGCACGCGGCGGAGCCGGAGGTCGCCGAGCTGCTCCGCGCCGCGGCGGCGCCGTAG
- a CDS encoding universal stress protein — MTVLVGYLPTPAGEAAFSAGLQEARRRSEPLVVVNTARSGAPVSAEVAPEHAVQQMTQRAAAEDVALDLRQTSHDGDAADEVLRTAREVDASVIVIGLRRRSPVGKLLMGSDAQRILLDADRPVLAVKP; from the coding sequence ATGACCGTCCTGGTCGGATACCTGCCCACCCCCGCGGGCGAGGCCGCCTTCAGCGCAGGACTGCAGGAGGCGCGGCGGCGCTCGGAGCCGCTGGTCGTGGTCAACACCGCCCGGAGCGGAGCGCCGGTGAGTGCCGAGGTCGCGCCCGAGCACGCGGTGCAGCAGATGACCCAGCGCGCCGCGGCCGAGGACGTGGCGCTGGACCTGCGGCAGACGAGCCACGACGGCGACGCCGCCGACGAGGTGCTCCGGACCGCCCGGGAGGTCGACGCCTCGGTGATCGTGATCGGCCTGCGCCGCCGCTCCCCCGTCGGCAAGCTCCTGATGGGCAGCGACGCCCAGCGGATCCTGCTCGACGCCGACCGCCCGGTGCTCGCCGTCAAGCCCTGA
- a CDS encoding helix-turn-helix domain-containing protein, which produces MARPFRQQADDGILDRAAGLFARRGFAKTSLQDIAAAVGLSKAGLLHHFPSKEALYDAVLAQAGALGERVLGQVSDLPVGAERDRRAIEILVDIAFDHPGVVALLLTPLTQDSSGRGEAEMDAAGAAALQALGVSAEAPVSERAIRAIGALSALAVLTLAAHGQEEPATWRAAIVATCFDALGHPRPGAALPVPHQVEA; this is translated from the coding sequence ATGGCGCGACCGTTCCGGCAGCAGGCCGACGACGGCATCCTCGACCGGGCCGCCGGGCTCTTCGCCCGCCGCGGCTTCGCGAAGACGTCGCTCCAGGACATCGCCGCCGCCGTCGGCCTCTCCAAGGCTGGCCTGCTGCACCACTTCCCCAGCAAGGAAGCGCTGTACGACGCGGTGCTGGCCCAGGCCGGCGCCCTCGGCGAGCGGGTGCTGGGCCAGGTGAGCGACCTACCCGTCGGGGCCGAGCGCGACCGGCGCGCCATCGAGATCCTGGTCGACATCGCGTTCGACCACCCCGGGGTGGTCGCCCTGCTCCTCACGCCCCTGACCCAGGACAGCTCCGGCCGCGGTGAGGCCGAGATGGACGCCGCCGGAGCCGCGGCGCTCCAGGCGCTCGGCGTCTCCGCCGAGGCCCCGGTCTCCGAGCGGGCCATCCGCGCCATCGGCGCCCTCTCCGCGCTCGCCGTGCTGACCCTGGCGGCGCACGGCCAGGAGGAGCCGGCGACCTGGCGGGCCGCCATCGTCGCCACCTGCTTCGACGCGCTCGGCCACCCCCGGCCCGGCGCTGCCCTTCCCGTTCCGCACCAGGTGGAGGCCTGA
- a CDS encoding MMPL family transporter: MAVLLSRLGAFSHRHRLSVVAVWLVLLVGGSVGALTFAGETSSSFAIPGQESTIALDRIGAEFGPGGDGATARVVVQAPDGQTLTTPENVVALGELVAGLGQLPGVTSATNPLDPAAPSVNAQQTTAYSTVTYDAAPGEVTPAQQEALLDAVADARAGGFTVEAAGEAIQEAPHVGGPSEAIGVVVALLVLAVTYGALAVAGLNLLTALVGVGIGVLGVTVATGFIELSSTTPTLAAMLGLAVGIDYALFIITRYRQEVRSGSDVGTAIATAAGTAGSAVVTAGLTVVIALAGLFVVGIPFLTQMGVAAALTIVVAVLVALTLVPAVLGFLGYRALPRKHRAAAREATAGSAAPAGGRGFLAGWATTVTRRRVPSLLLAVVALGTIALPFLAMQTTLVQTPPENSTQARAQELLADGFGAGFNGPITILLEGEGASGAAGRVAAPIGRLDDVALVTPPVPNADDTAALLTVIPRSGPTDPATEQLVADLRDRLAGVEGVDAYVTGQTAVSVDVAQSLDEALPVYLALVVGLALVLLVLVFRSLLVPLVGVLGFLLTIGASLGATVAVFQWGWLADVVNLDTTGPLISLTPILVIGILFGLAMDYQIFLVSRMHEAHSHGTRPLDAIRTGFGQAAPVVVAAALIMFSVFAGFVPAGEATIKSIAFALAAGILFDAFAVRMVLVPAALALLGERAWWLPGWLRWLPVLDVEGAALEKAATPAGDREPVGASRR; this comes from the coding sequence ATGGCTGTGCTGTTGTCCCGGCTCGGCGCCTTCTCGCACCGGCACCGGCTGTCCGTGGTCGCCGTCTGGCTGGTCCTCCTCGTCGGCGGGAGCGTGGGTGCACTCACCTTCGCGGGCGAGACGTCGAGCAGCTTCGCCATCCCGGGGCAGGAGTCGACCATCGCCCTGGACCGGATCGGCGCGGAGTTCGGCCCCGGCGGTGACGGCGCCACCGCGCGGGTCGTGGTGCAGGCGCCCGACGGCCAGACCCTGACCACGCCGGAGAACGTCGTCGCGCTGGGTGAGCTGGTGGCCGGGCTCGGTCAGCTGCCGGGCGTCACCTCCGCCACGAACCCGCTCGACCCGGCCGCGCCGTCGGTGAACGCGCAGCAGACCACCGCCTACAGCACGGTCACCTACGACGCCGCACCCGGCGAGGTGACCCCGGCGCAGCAGGAGGCGCTGCTCGACGCGGTCGCGGACGCCCGCGCCGGCGGGTTCACCGTCGAGGCCGCCGGTGAGGCGATCCAGGAGGCCCCGCACGTCGGTGGCCCCAGCGAGGCGATCGGGGTCGTCGTCGCCCTCCTCGTCCTCGCCGTCACCTACGGCGCGCTGGCGGTCGCCGGCCTCAACCTGCTCACCGCCCTGGTGGGCGTGGGCATCGGCGTCCTGGGCGTCACCGTCGCCACCGGGTTCATCGAGCTCTCGTCAACCACCCCCACCCTGGCCGCGATGCTCGGCCTGGCGGTCGGCATCGACTACGCGCTGTTCATCATCACCCGGTACCGGCAGGAGGTGCGCTCCGGCTCCGACGTCGGCACGGCCATCGCCACCGCCGCGGGCACCGCGGGCTCCGCGGTCGTCACCGCCGGCCTGACCGTCGTCATCGCGCTGGCCGGCCTGTTCGTCGTCGGCATCCCGTTCCTGACCCAGATGGGGGTGGCCGCCGCGCTGACCATCGTGGTCGCCGTCCTCGTGGCCCTCACGCTGGTACCCGCCGTGCTGGGCTTCCTCGGCTACCGGGCACTGCCCCGCAAGCACCGCGCCGCAGCGCGGGAGGCGACCGCGGGCAGCGCCGCGCCGGCCGGCGGACGCGGCTTCCTCGCCGGCTGGGCCACCACGGTCACCCGCCGCCGGGTGCCCTCCCTGCTGCTGGCCGTCGTCGCCCTGGGGACGATCGCCCTCCCGTTCCTCGCCATGCAGACGACGCTCGTGCAGACCCCGCCCGAGAACTCCACCCAGGCCCGTGCGCAGGAGCTGCTGGCCGACGGCTTCGGCGCCGGCTTCAACGGCCCGATCACCATCCTGCTGGAGGGCGAGGGCGCGTCCGGCGCCGCCGGCCGGGTCGCCGCACCGATCGGCCGGCTGGATGACGTCGCGCTCGTCACGCCCCCGGTGCCCAACGCCGACGACACGGCGGCGCTGCTCACCGTCATCCCCAGGTCCGGCCCGACCGACCCCGCCACCGAGCAGCTCGTCGCCGACCTGCGCGACCGGCTCGCCGGCGTGGAGGGGGTCGACGCCTACGTCACCGGCCAGACCGCGGTGAGCGTGGACGTCGCCCAGAGCCTGGACGAGGCACTGCCGGTCTACCTGGCGCTCGTGGTGGGCCTGGCGCTGGTGCTGCTGGTCCTGGTCTTCCGCTCGCTGCTGGTCCCGCTGGTCGGCGTGCTCGGTTTCCTGCTGACCATCGGCGCCTCGCTCGGCGCCACCGTGGCGGTGTTCCAGTGGGGCTGGCTGGCCGACGTGGTCAACCTCGACACCACCGGGCCGCTGATCAGCCTCACTCCCATCCTGGTGATCGGCATCCTCTTCGGCCTGGCGATGGACTACCAGATCTTCCTGGTGTCCCGGATGCACGAGGCGCACAGCCACGGCACCCGCCCGCTGGACGCGATCCGCACCGGCTTCGGGCAGGCGGCCCCGGTGGTCGTCGCCGCCGCGCTGATCATGTTCTCGGTGTTCGCCGGGTTCGTGCCCGCCGGCGAGGCGACGATCAAGTCGATCGCCTTCGCCCTCGCGGCCGGGATCCTGTTCGACGCCTTCGCGGTCCGGATGGTGCTGGTGCCGGCCGCGCTGGCGTTGCTCGGCGAGCGGGCCTGGTGGCTGCCGGGCTGGCTGCGGTGGCTGCCCGTCCTCGACGTCGAGGGCGCCGCGCTCGAGAAGGCCGCCACCCCTGCCGGGGACCGGGAGCCGGTCGGCGCCAGCCGCCGCTGA
- a CDS encoding mechanosensitive ion channel family protein, which translates to MPGALPRTVLLAVEDPVVTDPITWQEAVQALVVFSLGLVLAVVVRRVMVRAIDREGSRHIGRVVGRFVSVVVAAVAGVYALDLLGVRIGPLVGALGVGGIAIAFAAQDILQNFVAGVLLQVRHPFRVGEQIGSGDHEGVVEDVNLRTTQLSTYDGLTVYLPNAEVLKNPIINYTRTPTSRTSLTVGLPYDADLDRARQVLAEACARADGVQPSPPPEVWVEEFGESSINVAVRYWHPADIASRWRVRSEVAISLKKALDAAGIEIPFPQRVLWFPRDRDASAPGADGSDAG; encoded by the coding sequence GTGCCCGGAGCCCTGCCCAGAACCGTTCTCCTCGCGGTCGAGGACCCGGTGGTCACCGATCCGATCACCTGGCAGGAGGCCGTGCAGGCGCTGGTGGTCTTCTCCCTCGGCCTGGTGCTGGCGGTCGTGGTCCGCCGCGTGATGGTCCGGGCGATCGACCGCGAGGGCAGCCGCCACATCGGCCGGGTGGTCGGGCGCTTCGTGAGCGTGGTCGTCGCGGCCGTGGCCGGGGTCTACGCCCTGGACCTGCTCGGGGTACGCATCGGGCCGCTCGTCGGGGCCCTCGGGGTGGGCGGCATCGCGATCGCCTTCGCCGCCCAGGACATCCTGCAGAACTTCGTCGCCGGGGTGCTCCTCCAGGTCCGGCACCCCTTCCGCGTGGGGGAGCAGATCGGCAGCGGGGACCACGAGGGGGTGGTCGAGGACGTGAACCTGCGGACCACGCAGCTCAGCACCTACGACGGGCTGACCGTGTACCTGCCCAACGCCGAGGTGCTGAAGAACCCGATCATCAACTACACGCGGACGCCGACCAGCCGGACGTCGCTCACCGTGGGCCTGCCCTACGACGCCGACCTGGACCGGGCCCGGCAGGTGCTCGCGGAGGCGTGCGCCCGTGCCGACGGCGTCCAGCCGAGCCCGCCACCGGAGGTGTGGGTGGAGGAGTTCGGCGAGTCCTCCATCAACGTGGCGGTGCGCTACTGGCACCCGGCCGACATCGCCAGCCGCTGGCGGGTGCGCAGCGAGGTCGCCATCTCCCTGAAGAAGGCGCTCGACGCGGCCGGCATCGAGATCCCCTTCCCGCAGCGGGTCCTCTGGTTCCCGCGGGATCGCGATGCATCCGCTCCCGGAGCCGACGGGAGCGACGCGGGCTGA
- a CDS encoding helicase-related protein, translated as MPQHDPQPAATSRRRERSATRRSAGRQTDRAAALEERLAQQSWVEGAEPELPARATRPENVVFHLGPTNSGKTYDSLQALAATGSGVYAAPLRQLAHEAYAKLSAQLPEGTVGLSTGEEEIDPFAPIVCCTVEKAPDRGQMLVLDEAHWVTDPDRGHHWARLLLTGEYREMHLISAAEAYLVLKPLVSDAEHVEVVNHKRLSRLDVLRGPVRPEGVRPQTLVVAFSRKAVYAVAAELDQHRPGKVGVLYGALPPATRREVIERFTRGELDVLVTTDVIGHGINVPATTVLFAETTKFDGQEMRPLRTWEAAQIAGRAGRYGLTGHGGVGILIGVSGLKPVASLVGAGAAVARGDEMSDLPKRAPRLRPELEDLGAFEAVDLPEALTRWMAWARAATRDEAMTADDVTSLVLRVHALLPLLRGPLGAAGDLATVWRLVNLAIDYNPPRRTRWLVLAKAALRHAVGLPVPPETVLPDVPRGGAVEDYEQAAAAARDAQTLLRQFPGVAGLDSEDAAWVEEECAEMITELLPDAIALGRSGKCAECGNAIAPWFTTCRPCSAPAGRREGDRDRRPGGRRRAAGRAAGRALGGRQGGPRGRARRG; from the coding sequence TTGCCCCAGCACGACCCCCAGCCCGCCGCCACCTCGCGACGCCGGGAGCGCTCTGCCACCCGCCGGTCGGCGGGGCGGCAGACCGACCGCGCCGCCGCCCTCGAGGAGCGGCTCGCCCAGCAGAGCTGGGTCGAGGGCGCCGAGCCGGAGCTCCCCGCCCGCGCCACCCGGCCGGAGAACGTGGTGTTCCACCTCGGCCCGACCAACTCCGGCAAGACCTACGACTCGCTGCAGGCGCTGGCCGCCACGGGGTCGGGCGTCTACGCCGCACCGCTGCGCCAGCTCGCCCACGAGGCGTACGCCAAGCTGTCCGCCCAGCTCCCCGAGGGCACGGTCGGCCTGTCCACCGGCGAGGAGGAGATCGATCCGTTCGCGCCCATCGTCTGCTGCACGGTCGAGAAGGCGCCCGACCGCGGCCAGATGCTGGTGCTGGACGAGGCGCACTGGGTCACCGACCCCGATCGCGGCCACCACTGGGCCCGCCTCCTGCTGACCGGCGAGTACCGGGAGATGCACCTCATCTCCGCCGCCGAGGCCTACCTCGTGCTCAAGCCGCTGGTCTCCGACGCCGAGCACGTCGAGGTCGTCAACCACAAGCGGTTGTCCCGGCTCGACGTCCTGCGCGGCCCGGTCCGCCCCGAGGGCGTCCGGCCCCAGACGCTCGTCGTCGCCTTCTCGCGCAAGGCGGTCTACGCCGTCGCCGCCGAGCTCGACCAGCACCGGCCCGGCAAGGTCGGCGTCCTCTACGGCGCCCTCCCGCCGGCCACCCGCCGTGAGGTCATCGAGCGGTTCACCAGGGGCGAGCTCGACGTGCTGGTCACCACCGACGTCATCGGCCACGGCATCAACGTGCCGGCCACGACCGTGCTCTTCGCCGAGACCACGAAGTTCGACGGCCAGGAGATGCGGCCGCTGCGCACCTGGGAGGCCGCCCAGATCGCCGGGCGGGCCGGGCGCTACGGCCTGACCGGGCACGGCGGCGTCGGCATCCTCATCGGGGTCAGCGGGCTCAAGCCCGTGGCGTCGCTGGTCGGCGCCGGTGCGGCCGTCGCCCGCGGCGACGAGATGAGCGACCTGCCCAAGCGCGCGCCCCGGCTGCGGCCGGAGCTCGAGGACCTCGGCGCCTTCGAGGCGGTGGACCTGCCCGAGGCGCTGACCCGCTGGATGGCGTGGGCCCGCGCCGCGACTCGCGACGAGGCGATGACCGCCGACGACGTCACCAGCCTCGTGCTGCGGGTGCACGCCCTGCTGCCGCTGCTCCGCGGCCCGCTCGGGGCGGCCGGCGACCTGGCCACCGTCTGGCGGCTGGTCAACCTGGCCATCGACTACAACCCGCCGCGGCGCACGCGTTGGCTGGTGCTCGCGAAGGCCGCGCTGCGGCACGCCGTCGGCCTGCCCGTCCCGCCGGAGACCGTGCTGCCGGACGTTCCGCGCGGCGGCGCCGTCGAGGACTACGAGCAGGCCGCCGCGGCGGCCCGCGACGCCCAGACCCTGCTCCGCCAGTTCCCCGGCGTCGCCGGACTGGACAGCGAGGACGCCGCGTGGGTCGAGGAGGAGTGCGCCGAGATGATCACCGAGCTCCTCCCCGACGCCATCGCGCTGGGCCGCTCGGGGAAGTGCGCCGAGTGCGGCAACGCGATCGCGCCCTGGTTCACCACCTGCCGGCCGTGCAGCGCACCGGCCGGCCGGCGGGAGGGCGATCGCGACCGCCGTCCCGGTGGTCGTCGGCGGGCGGCGGGCCGGGCGGCCGGCCGCGCGCTGGGCGGCCGCCAGGGTGGTCCCCGGGGACGGGCCCGCCGCGGCTGA
- a CDS encoding WhiB family transcriptional regulator, with the protein MHDGEARLDGAVPAPHTAPVWEAAPEWDDAPQWGAGSPSQQTPAWTGDQAGEDAWRQDALCAETDPEAFFPDKGGSTREAKRVCTGCPVRAECLEFALANDERFGIWGGLSERERRRVRLQRRSSISA; encoded by the coding sequence GTGCACGACGGCGAGGCCCGCCTCGACGGCGCCGTTCCTGCGCCCCACACCGCGCCGGTGTGGGAGGCCGCGCCCGAGTGGGACGACGCGCCGCAGTGGGGCGCCGGCTCCCCGTCGCAGCAGACCCCTGCGTGGACCGGTGACCAGGCGGGTGAGGACGCGTGGCGGCAGGACGCGCTGTGCGCCGAGACCGACCCGGAGGCGTTCTTCCCCGACAAGGGCGGGTCGACCCGGGAGGCCAAGCGGGTGTGCACCGGCTGCCCGGTGCGCGCCGAGTGCCTGGAGTTCGCACTGGCCAACGACGAGCGGTTCGGGATCTGGGGCGGGCTCTCCGAGCGGGAGCGCCGCCGGGTGCGGCTGCAGCGCCGCAGCTCGATCAGCGCCTGA
- a CDS encoding ferredoxin yields MNGITPRLGHGRCYDLSPDLSGEDEDGYGTVPGGGQVPAGREDGARLATADCPESAVAMPEAALRRPSADRRDRGVRR; encoded by the coding sequence GTGAATGGAATCACCCCTCGGCTGGGGCACGGCCGCTGCTACGACCTCAGCCCCGACCTCAGCGGTGAGGACGAGGACGGCTACGGCACCGTGCCCGGCGGCGGGCAGGTGCCCGCCGGCCGCGAGGACGGTGCCCGGCTGGCCACCGCCGACTGCCCGGAGTCGGCCGTGGCGATGCCGGAAGCGGCCTTGCGCCGGCCCTCGGCTGACCGGCGGGACCGCGGGGTCAGGCGCTGA
- a CDS encoding acyl-CoA thioesterase domain-containing protein — MPLDDERPAPPQQPTGAGSGGLAELLRLEAAPPGRFRAGPRSAVPGPAFGGAVAAQALLAAGRTVPPERAVHSIHGHFLRPGDVTAPTDFSVTPVRDGGSYSTRSVVAEQHGAAVFALTASFHVTEEGWAHQLPQLDAPAPEELPTLEEVADASEGPAREWLRWLAQRHPFDIRFAGDSPRLAAARGERRPPLQQFWLRSRTPVPDEPLAHGCGITYASDMLLLGTALTPHGTMIGEPGVAAASLDHAVWFHEPARIDQWLLFDQESSWAGRGRTLCRGRLFDRAGRLVATVAQEGMLRRRFR, encoded by the coding sequence ATGCCGCTCGACGACGAACGGCCGGCACCCCCACAGCAGCCCACCGGCGCGGGCTCCGGTGGGCTGGCAGAGCTGCTCCGGCTGGAGGCGGCCCCGCCGGGGCGCTTTCGCGCCGGGCCCCGCAGCGCCGTCCCGGGGCCGGCCTTCGGGGGCGCGGTGGCGGCACAGGCACTGCTCGCCGCCGGGCGCACGGTGCCGCCCGAGCGGGCGGTGCACTCGATCCACGGCCACTTCCTGCGCCCGGGCGACGTCACCGCACCCACGGACTTCTCCGTCACCCCGGTCCGCGACGGCGGCAGCTACTCCACCCGCTCCGTCGTCGCCGAGCAGCACGGTGCGGCGGTCTTCGCGCTGACCGCCTCCTTCCACGTGACCGAGGAGGGGTGGGCGCACCAGCTGCCCCAGCTCGACGCACCGGCACCCGAGGAGCTGCCGACGCTGGAGGAGGTGGCGGACGCGAGCGAGGGACCGGCTCGGGAGTGGCTCCGCTGGCTCGCCCAGCGGCACCCCTTCGACATCCGCTTCGCCGGCGACTCGCCCCGGCTGGCCGCGGCGCGCGGCGAGCGCAGGCCTCCCCTCCAGCAGTTCTGGCTGCGCAGCCGCACCCCCGTCCCGGACGAGCCGCTGGCGCACGGCTGCGGGATCACCTATGCGTCGGACATGCTCCTGCTCGGCACCGCCCTCACGCCGCACGGCACCATGATCGGGGAGCCCGGCGTCGCCGCGGCGAGCCTGGACCACGCGGTGTGGTTCCACGAGCCGGCCCGGATCGACCAGTGGCTGCTGTTCGACCAGGAGAGCAGCTGGGCCGGGCGCGGGCGGACGCTCTGCCGCGGCCGGCTGTTCGACCGCGCGGGCCGGCTGGTCGCGACCGTCGCCCAGGAGGGCATGCTCCGCCGCCGCTTCCGCTGA